Proteins from one Bacteroidota bacterium genomic window:
- a CDS encoding M43 family zinc metalloprotease, with protein sequence MTVATLPGFQRFALLLVPFLLAAGAQAQAPSFLASPIKALSLDTYYFNADGSEQDAGRCGVDDLSAAQVEAIEAQIEAVRAVQGDDFGVRSVTTIPVAFHVVRSGTSISQGNVPQSRIDSQMNVLNAAFASTNFQFELDVVTRTTNSAWFNNCLSNENAMKSALNVDPATTLNFYTCTPGGFLGYATLPFSYPEGDFRHGAVVLHSSVPGGSAFPYNLGDTGTHEVGHYLGLFHTFQGGCFGSGDSVSDTPAEASPAFGCPVGRDTCSGGGPDPIRNFMDYVDDACMNEFTPGQAARMDAQVATFKPTLLQGGGANGEGSISVQITSSQTVPPSGGVISADFTLSNSSGSDFEGEWWIQVTFPNGNNGPRLGPFDVSLSDGQSMVESVAKNVPRSAPSGVYIVTANIGPDFPGEIDDSATFTFLKEGQLRPVAGETLDQTWTLENVTRGEVSEFAVSPAASRATATLGAYPTPFSSRTTVGYTLDAAADVQIDVYDVLGRRVAVLAEGLAEAGAHEAVFEAGDLPSGTYLVRLELGEQVQTQQITLMK encoded by the coding sequence ATGACGGTTGCAACCCTGCCCGGTTTCCAGCGCTTCGCTCTCCTGCTCGTGCCCTTCCTGCTCGCGGCAGGGGCGCAGGCGCAGGCCCCCTCGTTCCTCGCCTCCCCCATCAAGGCCCTCTCGCTGGACACATACTACTTCAACGCGGACGGCTCCGAGCAGGACGCCGGCCGCTGCGGCGTAGATGACCTGAGCGCAGCACAAGTCGAGGCCATCGAGGCCCAGATCGAAGCGGTGCGCGCCGTCCAGGGCGACGACTTCGGGGTGCGCAGCGTGACCACGATCCCCGTCGCCTTCCACGTCGTGCGCAGCGGCACCAGCATCAGCCAGGGCAACGTGCCGCAGTCGCGGATCGACAGCCAGATGAACGTGCTCAACGCGGCCTTCGCCAGCACCAACTTCCAGTTCGAGCTCGACGTGGTGACGCGGACCACCAACAGCGCGTGGTTCAACAACTGCCTCAGCAACGAGAACGCGATGAAGTCGGCGCTCAACGTGGACCCGGCCACCACGCTGAACTTCTACACCTGCACGCCCGGCGGCTTCCTGGGCTACGCCACGCTCCCCTTCTCCTACCCCGAGGGGGACTTTCGCCACGGCGCGGTGGTTCTCCACTCATCGGTCCCCGGCGGCAGCGCCTTCCCGTACAACCTCGGCGACACCGGCACGCACGAGGTAGGCCACTACCTCGGCCTGTTCCACACCTTCCAGGGTGGCTGCTTCGGCAGCGGCGATTCCGTCTCCGACACACCCGCCGAGGCCAGCCCGGCCTTCGGCTGCCCCGTTGGGCGCGACACCTGCTCCGGCGGCGGCCCCGACCCGATCCGCAACTTCATGGACTACGTCGACGACGCGTGCATGAACGAGTTCACGCCCGGCCAGGCGGCGCGGATGGACGCCCAGGTGGCGACCTTCAAGCCGACGCTGCTCCAGGGCGGCGGTGCCAACGGCGAGGGTAGCATCTCGGTCCAGATCACGAGCAGCCAGACCGTTCCTCCTTCCGGCGGCGTCATAAGCGCGGACTTCACGCTCTCCAACTCGTCCGGCAGTGACTTCGAGGGCGAGTGGTGGATCCAGGTCACGTTCCCGAACGGGAACAACGGCCCCCGCCTCGGCCCCTTCGACGTCAGCCTCAGCGACGGTCAGAGCATGGTCGAGTCCGTTGCGAAAAACGTTCCCAGGTCCGCTCCCAGCGGCGTCTACATCGTGACGGCCAACATCGGCCCGGACTTCCCGGGGGAGATCGACGACTCGGCCACGTTCACCTTCCTCAAGGAAGGCCAGCTGCGCCCGGTGGCAGGGGAGACGCTGGACCAGACGTGGACGCTGGAGAACGTGACGCGCGGCGAAGTGTCGGAGTTCGCGGTGAGCCCCGCCGCCTCGCGCGCCACCGCAACGCTCGGCGCCTACCCGACGCCGTTCTCCAGCCGCACGACAGTGGGCTACACCCTCGACGCAGCGGCTGACGTTCAGATCGACGTCTACGACGTGCTCGGACGCCGCGTGGCGGTCCTCGCCGAGGGCCTGGCCGAGGCGGGCGCGCACGAGGCCGTGTTCGAGGCGGGCGACCTGCCGAGCGGCACGTACCTCGTCCGGCTCGAACTGGGCGAGCAGGTCCAGACTCAGCAAATCACGCTGATGAAGTAG
- a CDS encoding M28 family peptidase, whose protein sequence is MRRFALPLALLALLPLTACDDTTSPPAAADPAAEAGPVPGTALATIDTTALREHIVVLASDAFEGRGTGTPGEEKTIGYVREQMEAVGLVGAAPDGGFFQPVPLLGSTPTDVGTLTLTPDEGEPVALDFVRDYIASTDLDGTEASVDGRLVFVGYGISNPGYDWDDYKDLDVTGKVLLSFVNDPPATDDEPNLFQADTLTYNGRWTYKYEEARRRGAAGIFLIHTGPMAGYPFTVLSAGARGEQIQLATPPENPLQLKGWVAQPVAEQLAAMSGTTLGAWMEAAATRDFQPQELPVRADLAMGFETRTFEGTNVLGKIEGASQPDEIVLYTAHHDHLGINERRQEAGQDGIYNGAVDNASGVGMMLELAEAFRAADPPARTVMFATLSAEESGLLGAGHLAANFPAPLADVVANVNVDSGNLYGPTDDIVGIGAERSEMLRLLRAAAAGEGMTVTPDNQPNQGLFFRSDQLAFARGGIPAVFLNTGTQFRGQPDDYAAQVKAAYRTQRYHQPSDELTDDMRFGGILQQTRVAFRLGYAIANSAVRPQWKPSEAFAETRRQSEAAEG, encoded by the coding sequence ATGCGCCGCTTCGCCCTCCCGCTTGCCCTGCTTGCTCTGCTGCCCCTCACCGCCTGCGACGATACGACCTCGCCGCCCGCCGCCGCCGACCCCGCCGCGGAGGCGGGCCCGGTGCCCGGCACGGCCCTCGCCACCATCGACACCACGGCGCTGCGCGAGCACATCGTCGTCCTCGCCTCGGACGCGTTCGAGGGGCGTGGGACCGGAACGCCCGGCGAGGAGAAGACGATCGGGTACGTCCGCGAGCAGATGGAGGCCGTCGGCCTCGTCGGGGCTGCGCCGGACGGCGGCTTCTTCCAGCCCGTCCCGCTCCTCGGCTCGACCCCGACCGACGTGGGCACGCTCACCCTGACCCCGGACGAGGGCGAGCCGGTCGCGCTCGACTTCGTCCGGGACTACATCGCCTCGACCGACCTCGACGGCACCGAGGCGTCCGTCGACGGGCGGCTCGTCTTCGTCGGCTACGGCATCTCGAACCCGGGCTACGACTGGGACGACTACAAGGACCTCGACGTGACCGGCAAGGTGCTCCTCTCGTTCGTCAACGACCCGCCCGCGACCGACGACGAGCCGAACCTCTTCCAGGCCGACACGCTCACCTACAACGGGCGCTGGACCTACAAGTACGAGGAGGCGCGGCGGCGCGGCGCGGCCGGCATCTTCCTCATCCACACCGGCCCGATGGCGGGCTACCCGTTCACCGTCCTCTCGGCCGGCGCGCGCGGCGAGCAGATCCAGCTCGCCACTCCGCCCGAGAACCCGCTCCAGCTCAAAGGCTGGGTCGCGCAGCCCGTCGCCGAGCAGCTCGCTGCGATGAGCGGGACGACGCTGGGCGCGTGGATGGAGGCCGCCGCGACCCGCGACTTCCAGCCGCAGGAACTCCCCGTCCGCGCCGATCTCGCGATGGGCTTCGAGACGCGGACGTTCGAGGGCACGAACGTCCTCGGCAAGATCGAGGGCGCGTCGCAGCCCGACGAGATCGTCCTCTACACCGCCCACCACGACCACCTCGGGATCAACGAGCGGCGCCAGGAGGCGGGCCAGGACGGTATCTACAACGGGGCCGTCGACAACGCGAGCGGCGTGGGGATGATGCTCGAACTCGCCGAGGCGTTCCGCGCCGCGGACCCCCCGGCGCGGACGGTGATGTTTGCGACGCTCTCGGCCGAGGAGAGCGGCCTGCTCGGCGCGGGCCACCTCGCCGCCAACTTCCCGGCTCCGCTCGCCGATGTGGTCGCCAACGTCAACGTCGACTCGGGCAACCTCTACGGCCCGACGGACGACATCGTCGGCATCGGGGCCGAGCGGAGCGAGATGCTCCGGCTGCTCCGCGCCGCCGCCGCCGGCGAAGGCATGACGGTGACGCCGGACAACCAGCCCAACCAGGGCCTCTTCTTCCGCTCGGACCAGCTCGCGTTCGCGCGCGGCGGCATTCCGGCCGTCTTCCTCAACACCGGTACGCAGTTTCGAGGCCAGCCCGACGACTACGCCGCCCAGGTCAAGGCCGCCTACCGCACCCAGCGCTACCACCAGCCCTCGGACGAGTTGACCGACGACATGCGCTTCGGCGGGATTCTCCAGCAGACCCGTGTCGCCTTCCGCCTCGGCTACGCGATTGCCAACTCGGCCGTCCGCCCGCAGTGGAAGCCGAGCGAGGCCTTCGCCGAGACGCGCCGGCAGTCGGAGGCGGCGGAGGGCTAG
- a CDS encoding neutral zinc metallopeptidase — MVQWRGRRGSSNVIDIRGNKGKAALGCGPILIVILGLIFGVDLTQIAALLGGGQTAQVEQAPGAGVQDEAGEFVSVILADLETTWGTLFAERGERYPEPELVLFTDRVQSACGIAGAAVGPFYCPSDQRVYLDLSFFRQLQQLGATGDFAVAYVIAHEVGHHVQNVTGVLGAVRQQQRRLDQASANALSVRTELQADCYAGIWAHYAETERDLLEAGDIQEGIDAAAAVGDDYLQRRSGGAAVPESFTHGTSAQRAEAFQTGLRSGDLAACDTFADLR, encoded by the coding sequence ATGGTCCAGTGGCGCGGCCGGCGCGGAAGCTCGAACGTCATCGACATCCGCGGCAACAAAGGCAAAGCCGCCCTCGGGTGCGGCCCCATCCTGATCGTCATCCTCGGCCTCATCTTCGGGGTCGACCTGACGCAGATCGCGGCGCTCCTCGGCGGCGGGCAGACGGCGCAGGTGGAGCAGGCGCCGGGCGCAGGCGTGCAGGACGAAGCCGGCGAGTTCGTCTCGGTCATCCTCGCGGACCTGGAGACGACGTGGGGCACGCTCTTCGCCGAGCGCGGCGAGCGCTACCCGGAGCCGGAGCTCGTGCTCTTCACCGACCGCGTGCAGTCGGCGTGCGGGATCGCGGGGGCGGCGGTCGGGCCATTCTACTGTCCGAGCGATCAGCGGGTCTACCTCGACCTGTCGTTCTTCCGGCAGCTCCAGCAGCTCGGCGCGACGGGCGATTTCGCGGTGGCGTACGTGATCGCGCACGAGGTCGGGCACCACGTCCAGAACGTGACCGGCGTCCTCGGGGCCGTCCGCCAGCAGCAGCGGCGCCTCGACCAGGCCAGCGCGAACGCGCTCTCGGTCCGCACCGAGCTCCAGGCCGACTGCTACGCGGGCATCTGGGCGCACTATGCCGAGACCGAGCGTGACCTCCTCGAAGCGGGCGACATCCAGGAGGGCATCGACGCCGCGGCGGCCGTCGGGGACGACTACCTCCAGCGGCGCTCCGGCGGGGCGGCCGTGCCCGAGTCGTTCACGCACGGCACCTCGGCGCAGCGCGCCGAGGCCTTCCAGACCGGCCTCCGCAGCGGCGACCTCGCCGCGTGCGACACCTTCGCCGACCTCCGCTGA
- a CDS encoding serine hydrolase yields the protein MRRLALAVLLVALAPLASAQSDFEQLDDLLGRYAEAGQLHGTVLAAQGDDVLYEAAFGEANREWDIPNTPETRFRIASVTKQFTAALVLQLAEDGLLDLDAPISTYLPDYPEAQAGVTTHQLLNHTSGIPSYTSLPGFMQNDTRDPYTPTEFLSFFSDLPLEFEPGTEFSYNNSGYFLLGLLVETVMGVPYDEALQARLFDPLGLGDSGYDHTTAIIERRAQGYERTGRSYRHAPYLDSSIPYAAGMMYSTVGDLHAWTQALHGGEVFESAETLDAMTTPGMGSYGYGLFVSDREMGDAEVRMIAHSGGIPGFNTQLWYLPETDHTIAVLDNGGGNSGTVAEVVARALIGQPTPEPVISIAEPVAEAIDAEGIDAGIALYRELKASQPDAYDFGENELNGLGYQYLGDGDLDTAIRIFQLNVEMFPEASNPYDSLGEAYLEAGNRDLAIVNYQKALELNPNTQTAIDALREMGVEVEEPEITLSPDVLAGYVGTYEIQPSFVIDVTTEGGQLFAQATGQQRFEVFPASEDRFYLKVVDAQITFNRDEAGAVESLTLHQGGQNVPAPKVE from the coding sequence ATGCGCCGCCTCGCCCTCGCTGTCCTCCTCGTCGCCCTTGCGCCCCTCGCCTCTGCCCAGTCTGACTTCGAGCAACTCGACGATCTGCTGGGCCGCTACGCCGAAGCCGGGCAGCTTCACGGGACCGTCCTCGCCGCGCAGGGCGACGACGTGCTCTACGAGGCCGCCTTCGGCGAGGCCAACCGGGAGTGGGACATCCCGAACACGCCGGAGACGCGCTTCCGCATCGCCTCGGTCACGAAGCAGTTCACCGCCGCGCTCGTCCTTCAACTCGCCGAGGACGGCCTGCTCGACCTCGACGCGCCGATCTCGACCTACCTCCCGGACTACCCCGAGGCGCAGGCGGGCGTGACGACCCATCAACTGCTCAACCACACCTCCGGCATCCCGAGCTACACGTCGCTCCCCGGCTTCATGCAGAACGACACGCGCGACCCGTACACGCCGACCGAGTTCCTGTCGTTCTTCTCCGACCTCCCGCTGGAGTTTGAGCCGGGGACCGAGTTCAGCTACAACAACTCGGGCTATTTCCTCCTCGGCCTGCTCGTCGAGACGGTGATGGGGGTGCCGTACGACGAGGCGCTCCAGGCGCGCCTCTTCGATCCGCTCGGCCTCGGCGACTCGGGCTACGACCATACGACGGCGATCATCGAACGCCGGGCGCAGGGCTACGAGCGCACCGGGCGGAGCTACCGGCATGCGCCCTACCTCGACTCGTCGATTCCGTACGCGGCGGGGATGATGTACTCGACCGTAGGCGACCTCCACGCGTGGACGCAGGCGCTCCACGGCGGCGAGGTCTTCGAGAGCGCTGAGACCCTCGATGCGATGACGACGCCGGGCATGGGGAGCTACGGCTATGGCCTTTTCGTTTCCGACCGAGAGATGGGCGACGCCGAGGTGCGGATGATCGCTCACAGCGGCGGCATCCCCGGCTTCAACACGCAGCTCTGGTACCTCCCCGAAACCGACCACACAATCGCCGTGCTCGACAACGGCGGGGGCAACTCCGGCACCGTCGCCGAAGTCGTCGCTCGGGCACTCATCGGACAGCCCACGCCGGAGCCTGTCATCTCGATTGCCGAGCCCGTCGCCGAGGCCATTGACGCCGAAGGCATCGACGCGGGCATCGCTCTCTACCGGGAGCTGAAAGCCAGCCAGCCCGACGCCTACGACTTCGGCGAGAACGAACTGAACGGCCTCGGCTACCAGTACCTCGGCGACGGCGACCTCGACACCGCGATCCGCATCTTCCAACTCAACGTCGAGATGTTTCCCGAGGCGTCGAACCCGTACGACAGCCTGGGCGAAGCCTACCTCGAAGCAGGCAACCGCGACCTCGCCATCGTCAACTACCAGAAAGCGCTGGAGTTGAACCCCAACACGCAGACGGCTATCGACGCGCTCCGCGAGATGGGCGTCGAGGTCGAGGAGCCGGAGATCACGCTCAGTCCCGACGTGCTCGCCGGCTACGTCGGGACCTACGAAATCCAGCCGAGCTTCGTGATCGACGTGACGACCGAGGGCGGCCAGCTCTTCGCGCAAGCGACGGGCCAGCAGCGCTTCGAGGTCTTCCCCGCGTCCGAGGACCGGTTCTACCTGAAGGTCGTCGACGCCCAGATTACCTTCAACCGCGACGAGGCCGGGGCAGTCGAAAGCCTGACGCTCCACCAGGGCGGCCAGAACGTCCCCGCTCCGAAGGTGGAGTAG
- a CDS encoding type II toxin-antitoxin system HicB family antitoxin: MIWKPATLRAVFIAGLNLKAMTYRVALRKTDEGYAVSCPGLPGCWSEGQTEDEALANIREAISEYLAVAQELAEHDEAELREVEVAA; the protein is encoded by the coding sequence GTGATCTGGAAACCGGCGACGCTGCGCGCCGTTTTCATCGCCGGACTGAACCTGAAAGCCATGACCTACCGCGTCGCGCTCCGCAAAACCGACGAAGGCTACGCCGTTTCCTGCCCCGGCCTCCCCGGTTGCTGGTCGGAGGGACAGACGGAAGACGAGGCCCTCGCCAACATCCGCGAGGCGATCAGCGAGTACCTCGCCGTAGCCCAGGAGCTAGCCGAGCACGACGAGGCGGAACTGCGCGAGGTAGAGGTCGCCGCCTGA
- the glmM gene encoding phosphoglucosamine mutase — protein MPLIVSISGIRGVFGDGLSPDTLVTYASAYGAWLRSRTDHPPTVVVGRDGRVTGEICSRLVTATLQAAGCHVVDAGLATTPTVEMGVLQAEADGGIILSASHNPAEWNALKLLNARGEFLSAEAGQAVIDRAESGDDFTVAYDRIGTYRTADFLDYHIEQILALPYIDPEVIAARGFSVVVDGINSVGGIALPALLSALGVEDVHVVNGEPTGHFAHPAEPLPEHLTETTRLVAERGADLGLVVDPDADRLALIADGGTFFGEERTQVVTADFLMRRQPGPFATNLSSSRLIEDVMARYDQPVHRSAVGEVNVVEAMRAHGAVLGGEGNGGVILPALHYGRDALAGAAMVLQFLAETGQPLSELGATYPSYHISKNKLPLETERGTLDAKALLAGLAKRYAGGRISTVDGVKIDLDEGWVHLRTSNTEPILRIYTEARTRDEAEALAERFKRELLEAGV, from the coding sequence ATGCCTCTCATCGTCTCCATCTCCGGTATTCGCGGCGTCTTCGGCGACGGCCTCAGTCCCGACACGCTCGTCACCTACGCCTCGGCCTACGGCGCGTGGCTCCGCAGCCGGACCGACCATCCGCCGACGGTCGTCGTCGGGCGCGACGGGCGGGTGACGGGCGAGATCTGCAGCCGGCTCGTGACCGCCACGCTCCAGGCCGCCGGGTGCCACGTCGTCGACGCGGGCCTCGCCACGACGCCGACGGTCGAGATGGGCGTCCTCCAGGCCGAGGCCGACGGGGGGATCATCCTCTCGGCGAGCCACAACCCGGCCGAGTGGAACGCGCTCAAGCTCCTCAACGCGCGCGGCGAGTTCCTCTCCGCCGAGGCCGGGCAGGCCGTGATCGACCGCGCCGAGAGCGGGGACGACTTCACCGTCGCCTACGACCGGATCGGGACGTACCGGACGGCCGACTTTCTGGACTACCACATCGAGCAAATTCTCGCCCTCCCGTACATCGACCCCGAGGTGATTGCCGCCCGGGGCTTCAGCGTGGTCGTGGACGGGATCAACTCGGTCGGCGGGATCGCGCTCCCGGCCTTGCTCAGCGCGCTCGGGGTGGAGGACGTCCACGTCGTCAACGGCGAGCCGACAGGCCACTTCGCGCACCCGGCCGAGCCGCTCCCCGAGCATCTCACCGAGACCACGCGCCTCGTCGCCGAACGCGGAGCCGACCTCGGCCTCGTCGTTGACCCCGACGCCGACCGCCTCGCGCTCATCGCCGACGGCGGGACGTTCTTCGGCGAGGAGCGCACCCAGGTCGTCACGGCCGATTTTCTGATGCGGCGGCAGCCCGGCCCGTTCGCGACCAACCTGTCTTCGAGCCGGTTGATCGAGGACGTGATGGCGCGCTACGATCAACCCGTCCACCGCTCGGCCGTCGGCGAGGTCAACGTCGTCGAGGCGATGCGGGCGCACGGGGCGGTGCTCGGCGGCGAGGGCAACGGCGGGGTGATCCTGCCCGCGCTCCACTACGGCCGCGACGCCCTCGCCGGGGCTGCGATGGTATTGCAGTTCCTCGCTGAGACCGGCCAGCCGCTCTCCGAACTCGGCGCAACGTACCCGAGCTACCACATCTCCAAAAACAAGCTTCCCCTCGAAACCGAGCGCGGCACGCTCGACGCGAAGGCGCTTCTCGCCGGCCTCGCCAAGCGCTATGCCGGCGGGCGCATCTCGACCGTCGACGGCGTCAAGATCGACCTCGACGAGGGCTGGGTCCACCTCCGCACGTCCAACACCGAGCCGATCCTCCGCATCTACACCGAGGCCCGCACCCGCGACGAAGCCGAAGCCCTCGCCGAGCGGTTCAAGCGGGAGCTGCTGGAGGCCGGAGTGTGA
- the cyoE gene encoding heme o synthase, with translation MPPPPAAAATLDAPPSRAADLGELLKPGISLFVTVTAAAGYLFGTAGSIDLARLVALLLGTALTAGGSGALNHWMERAHDARMRRTEQRPLPGGRISPGAVVAYGVATTALGLALLLTFVNPLTTTLAALTVVAYLLVYTPMKRWSSLNTLVGAVPGALPALGGYAAATGTLGAAGWAIFAILFLWQLPHFMALAWMHRDDYARGGFVMLPSQDPDGRSTALVSLAATLLLLIAGVVPAALGVAGWLYLAGIAGLGTWFTLPAFSFYNEPTDARARRLLLASIVYVPAFFGLVVLDHFLL, from the coding sequence ATGCCTCCTCCCCCCGCTGCCGCTGCCACGCTCGACGCGCCCCCATCGCGGGCGGCAGACTTGGGAGAGTTGCTCAAGCCAGGGATCAGCCTGTTCGTCACCGTGACGGCCGCCGCCGGCTACCTGTTCGGCACCGCCGGGTCCATCGACCTCGCACGCCTGGTGGCGCTGCTGCTGGGGACCGCACTGACCGCGGGCGGCAGCGGCGCACTCAACCACTGGATGGAGCGCGCCCACGACGCGCGGATGAGGCGCACCGAGCAGCGCCCCCTTCCCGGCGGCCGGATCAGCCCTGGGGCCGTCGTGGCCTACGGTGTGGCGACAACGGCGCTCGGCCTAGCTCTCCTGCTCACCTTCGTCAACCCGCTGACGACCACGCTGGCAGCGCTGACGGTCGTGGCCTACCTCCTCGTCTACACCCCGATGAAGCGGTGGTCGAGCCTCAACACACTCGTCGGGGCGGTGCCGGGTGCGCTCCCTGCGCTCGGTGGGTACGCGGCGGCGACAGGCACGCTCGGCGCAGCGGGCTGGGCGATCTTCGCCATCCTCTTTCTCTGGCAGCTTCCGCACTTCATGGCGCTGGCGTGGATGCACCGCGACGACTACGCGCGCGGCGGGTTCGTGATGCTACCGTCGCAGGACCCGGACGGCCGCTCGACGGCGCTCGTGTCGCTCGCGGCGACGCTGCTGCTGCTGATCGCGGGCGTGGTCCCGGCGGCGCTCGGCGTGGCGGGCTGGCTCTACCTCGCCGGCATCGCGGGCCTGGGCACCTGGTTTACGCTCCCCGCTTTCTCGTTCTACAACGAGCCGACCGACGCCCGCGCCCGGCGCCTCCTGCTGGCCTCGATCGTCTACGTCCCGGCCTTCTTCGGCCTCGTCGTCCTCGACCACTTTCTGCTGTGA
- a CDS encoding ABC transporter ATP-binding protein, giving the protein MSPALAICDLAHAYGEHRALDGLSFEVQPGELFGLLGPNGSGKTTLFRIVTTLMPPSGGSATVDGYGTTEDPTAVRRRLGVVFQQPALDAELTVRENLRFHGVLVGLGGAALDDRIAALLGHFGLSDRTDDRVKTLSGGLARRADLARGLLHRPPLLLLDEPTTGLDPTARRELWAALGRLRRDEGTTVVVATHLMDEAERCDRVAILDRGRLVALGAPGALAADLGDETLWLESDRPEALADALDTRFGLASRRIGDAVLVEAEDAPEALARVYAALPDLVESATVRRPTLDDVFAARTGREFLVSSSSFLVEEPELETENQRPETL; this is encoded by the coding sequence ATGTCCCCCGCCCTCGCCATCTGCGACCTCGCCCACGCCTACGGCGAGCACCGCGCCCTCGACGGACTCTCGTTCGAGGTGCAGCCGGGCGAGCTTTTTGGCCTCCTCGGCCCGAACGGCAGCGGCAAGACGACGCTCTTCCGCATCGTCACGACGCTTATGCCGCCCTCCGGCGGGTCGGCGACCGTGGACGGGTACGGAACGACCGAGGACCCGACGGCCGTCCGCCGCCGCCTCGGCGTGGTCTTCCAGCAGCCGGCCCTCGATGCCGAACTGACGGTCCGGGAGAACCTCCGCTTCCACGGCGTCCTCGTCGGCCTCGGCGGGGCGGCGCTGGACGACAGGATCGCCGCGCTTCTCGGCCACTTCGGGCTGAGCGACCGGACGGACGACCGGGTGAAGACGCTCTCCGGCGGCCTCGCCCGGCGCGCCGACCTCGCCCGGGGCCTCCTCCACCGGCCTCCACTGCTGCTGCTCGACGAGCCGACGACCGGCCTCGACCCGACCGCCCGGCGCGAGCTGTGGGCCGCCCTCGGCCGGCTGCGGCGCGACGAGGGCACGACCGTTGTCGTGGCGACGCACCTGATGGACGAGGCCGAGCGCTGCGACCGCGTGGCGATCCTCGACCGGGGCCGCCTCGTCGCCCTCGGCGCGCCGGGCGCGCTCGCGGCCGACCTCGGGGACGAGACGCTGTGGCTGGAGTCGGACCGGCCCGAGGCGCTCGCCGACGCCCTCGACACCCGGTTTGGCCTCGCCTCACGGCGCATCGGCGACGCCGTCCTGGTCGAGGCCGAGGACGCGCCCGAAGCCCTCGCCCGCGTCTACGCCGCGCTGCCCGACCTCGTCGAGTCCGCGACTGTCCGGCGGCCGACGCTCGACGACGTGTTCGCCGCCCGGACGGGGCGGGAGTTTCTGGTTTCTAGTTCCTCGTTCCTGGTTGAGGAGCCGGAACTAGAAACCGAGAACCAGAGACCAGAAACCCTATGA
- a CDS encoding ABC transporter permease, with protein sequence MTAVLRALWWREITKFLRDRSRLAGALVQPLAFWVLLGLGFYGTFEMPGGEGVGYLEYLYPGIIALILLFTAIFSTISIVTERQEGFLQAALVAPVPRTVVVFGLVSGGATLAVVEAVLFLFLAPLVGLGPGLLGLGVVLTATVAMALAFTALGFILAWRLETTRGFHAVMNLFLLPMWFLSGAFFPATGVPAALQWVMYLNPAFYGVAAIRQGLYLPGVAPGVELPLALTLGVSVAFAAGVLALAVWTVRRPLFAS encoded by the coding sequence ATGACCGCCGTTCTCCGCGCGCTGTGGTGGCGCGAGATCACCAAGTTCCTCCGCGACCGGAGTCGGCTGGCCGGCGCGCTCGTGCAGCCGCTCGCGTTCTGGGTCCTGCTCGGGCTCGGGTTCTACGGGACGTTCGAGATGCCCGGCGGCGAGGGCGTCGGCTACCTCGAGTACCTCTACCCCGGCATCATCGCGCTCATCCTCCTCTTCACGGCGATCTTCTCGACGATCTCGATCGTGACCGAGCGGCAGGAGGGGTTCTTGCAGGCGGCGCTCGTCGCACCGGTGCCGCGCACGGTGGTCGTCTTCGGCCTCGTCTCCGGCGGCGCGACGCTCGCCGTAGTCGAGGCCGTGCTGTTCCTCTTCCTGGCTCCGCTCGTCGGGCTGGGGCCGGGCCTACTCGGCCTGGGCGTCGTCTTGACGGCGACGGTGGCGATGGCGCTCGCGTTCACGGCGCTCGGCTTCATCCTCGCGTGGCGGCTGGAGACGACGCGCGGCTTCCACGCCGTGATGAACCTCTTCCTGCTGCCGATGTGGTTCCTCTCGGGCGCGTTCTTCCCGGCGACGGGCGTCCCGGCCGCGCTGCAGTGGGTGATGTACCTGAACCCGGCGTTCTACGGCGTCGCCGCGATCCGGCAGGGGCTGTACCTGCCGGGTGTGGCTCCGGGCGTCGAGCTACCGCTGGCGCTCACGCTCGGCGTCAGCGTGGCCTTCGCCGCTGGCGTGCTCGCACTCGCCGTGTGGACCGTCCGCCGCCCGCTCTTCGCGTCCTGA
- a CDS encoding VTT domain-containing protein, whose amino-acid sequence MGSGGWATRAVSGLVSRGDAAAFSSEVALVAALAAGVPVVPALVAASLGNSLACVVNWGLGWFLREKTQSRIDASRSGRAALRAMERWGPWSLGLSWAPVVGDPLTVVAGLARVSFGAFVAVVIPLRIGRYLLIAGLL is encoded by the coding sequence GTGGGCTCTGGCGGCTGGGCCACTCGGGCTGTTTCTGGTCTCGTTTCTCGCGGCGACGCTGCTGCGTTCTCGTCCGAGGTCGCGCTCGTCGCGGCGCTTGCGGCAGGTGTGCCGGTGGTCCCGGCGCTCGTCGCGGCCTCGCTCGGCAACAGCCTCGCGTGTGTCGTGAACTGGGGCCTCGGGTGGTTCCTCCGCGAGAAGACGCAATCTCGGATCGACGCCTCGCGCTCGGGCCGCGCCGCGCTCCGGGCGATGGAGCGGTGGGGGCCGTGGAGTCTAGGGCTCTCGTGGGCCCCGGTCGTCGGCGACCCGCTGACGGTCGTGGCGGGACTGGCACGGGTGTCGTTCGGGGCGTTCGTCGCCGTCGTGATTCCTCTCCGAATTGGGCGCTACCTCCTCATCGCTGGCCTCCTCTGA